From bacterium, a single genomic window includes:
- a CDS encoding thioredoxin family protein, which translates to MKTLQILGTGCPKCKQLAENTEAAAKRLGIPYRMEKVTEITKIMAFGVMSMPALAVDGAVKFAGKIPTSEEIQRILATA; encoded by the coding sequence ATGAAGACCCTGCAGATCCTCGGGACGGGATGCCCGAAGTGCAAGCAGTTGGCGGAGAATACGGAGGCGGCGGCGAAACGCCTCGGGATCCCGTACCGGATGGAGAAGGTCACCGAGATCACGAAGATCATGGCGTTCGGCGTGATGTCCATGCCGGCTCTGGCCGTCGACGGTGCGGTCAAGTTCGCGGGAAAGATCCCGACGTCGGAAGAAATCCAGCGGATCCTCGCAACGGCCTGA
- a CDS encoding SufD family Fe-S cluster assembly protein, translated as MSDFTKEFLAMSRAYEASGGDPASLSDGKIAGLMVSHRKILRSNDVPGVHIEGEETPTGVKAKITVDPGVRVEHPVHLCFGVLPKEGTQEIVSEFLVGEGAKARFLAHCVFPNAVKVRHVMDARIHVGKHADLEYSETHYHGEEGGVEVFPTARITLDEGGSYRSLFKLVQGAAGALRIDYEADIGKDATCELDARVYGKRNDVIRVKESLFLNGEKSRGLAKSRIVASGHCVSEVVGEAVGNAPGARGHVDCVEIVKGKDARVSAVPRLLVTDDRAKLTHEAAIGSVDKKQVETLMARGLTEEESVDVVVRGILR; from the coding sequence ATGAGTGACTTCACGAAGGAATTCCTGGCGATGTCGAGGGCGTATGAAGCGAGCGGCGGCGATCCGGCCTCCCTGTCCGACGGAAAAATCGCGGGGCTGATGGTAAGCCATCGGAAGATCCTTCGAAGCAACGACGTTCCCGGAGTCCACATCGAGGGAGAAGAGACCCCGACCGGCGTCAAGGCGAAGATCACGGTCGATCCCGGGGTCCGCGTCGAGCACCCGGTCCACCTGTGCTTCGGCGTCCTCCCGAAGGAAGGCACGCAGGAGATCGTCTCGGAATTTCTCGTAGGGGAAGGCGCGAAAGCACGCTTTCTCGCGCATTGCGTATTCCCGAACGCCGTGAAGGTCCGCCACGTGATGGACGCGCGGATCCACGTGGGAAAACATGCCGATCTCGAATACTCGGAAACGCATTACCACGGCGAGGAAGGCGGAGTCGAGGTGTTCCCCACGGCGAGGATCACCCTCGACGAGGGAGGGTCCTACCGAAGCCTGTTCAAGCTCGTCCAGGGAGCGGCCGGTGCGCTGCGGATCGACTACGAGGCCGACATCGGGAAGGACGCCACTTGCGAACTGGACGCCCGTGTCTACGGAAAAAGGAACGATGTGATCCGCGTCAAGGAGTCCCTGTTCCTGAACGGGGAGAAATCGAGGGGACTTGCAAAGAGCCGGATCGTCGCCTCCGGCCATTGCGTGAGCGAAGTCGTCGGTGAAGCGGTCGGGAACGCGCCGGGAGCGAGGGGCCACGTCGACTGCGTGGAGATCGTGAAGGGGAAGGATGCGCGGGTCAGCGCCGTTCCGAGGCTCCTCGTGACCGACGACCGCGCCAAACTGACCCACGAGGCGGCCATCGGAAGCGTGGACAAAAAGCAGGTTGAAACGTTGATGGCCCGGGGACTCACGGAAGAGGAATCGGTGGACGTCGTCGTCCGGGGAATCCTCCGGTGA
- a CDS encoding CHRD domain-containing protein: MRRTVILSLATIVLAAFCAAGISSAREKGAEKVDIKLGAVPNVKTHAKGAAIFSLGKDGSTIHYKLKVGKLENGTMAHIHQVGDDGTPAAVLAWIYPGKGNAPSLKKGKFTGTLAEGDLTAGNLVGPMKGKAPKDVFEMLEYGKAGVAVHTEQNSGGELWGVEKHKGTGKTM, translated from the coding sequence ATGCGAAGGACCGTGATTCTTTCGTTGGCAACGATCGTCTTGGCCGCATTTTGCGCGGCAGGTATTTCTTCCGCCCGCGAGAAGGGCGCGGAGAAGGTCGACATCAAGCTGGGCGCCGTCCCCAATGTGAAAACCCATGCGAAAGGGGCGGCGATATTCTCTCTCGGAAAAGACGGCAGTACGATCCATTACAAGCTGAAGGTGGGCAAGCTCGAGAACGGCACCATGGCGCACATCCACCAGGTCGGCGATGACGGTACTCCCGCCGCGGTCCTGGCCTGGATCTATCCCGGCAAGGGAAACGCCCCGTCCCTCAAGAAAGGGAAATTCACCGGAACCCTGGCGGAGGGCGACCTGACCGCCGGAAATCTTGTCGGGCCGATGAAGGGAAAGGCGCCGAAGGACGTGTTTGAAATGCTGGAGTACGGGAAAGCCGGAGTCGCCGTCCACACGGAACAGAACTCCGGCGGCGAGCTTTGGGGAGTCGAAAAGCACAAGGGAACCGGGAAAACCATGTAA
- a CDS encoding HEAT repeat domain-containing protein, whose product MEGQVRDAESDRIEQLLLDIARVHQWNGLYAPGHPFLGERVLALHAGLMDQAAREPSRTLLLGVLRDKVLYRDRFLEARHPLVLAFAEGLYRLQVATIGFGDGATPEGLSVFFRCLRDLQAGKTDEIPEGYLQREGAPGIFLSPINYKDVLSRGIVGRDPLADPDAREEALWRMLLADQGGSDPCGGWGGGDLSEFPEILPAILRRARGQHSGRTMGGNADTGAGPAAVVPQEVLQRMFQRIGQTLKSLPEERRTRVLESLEEGMVAAAGFPCGSAGGAESPGVPLSLARSLSEGYSDSEFLELLAGLVSLEGKGGTRLLRTFEIIAGQRDVKGSLLPTVKSWSREGRHAKDYYEGKTWNAVERLLLGRSEEAYLGDDHSQFLESLSNGAERKGKEAEAARIIDPMLAEYLEPAALRRKGIVVLIDLLEQGVGEEECLILLEAVREEIQGLIEWKEFSLLRSLLDKVAAAGKDGSASRRESASQTLASVDYQRLVEICLAGPGVSKECAEGLEILARNGDWSTELLLERLLVEPDKGMRKMLLSLLVRIGEPAIPPIVRRLQDFPWYFLRNLCFILGEIGASATVPGLVRMLFHKENRVRREAIHALGKLRATDPDAVSALGKILLSESLFGSSKEDPVRIDAGSALSRIGGTEALSYLYRGKKARRTAVREHCEALLRLRGRA is encoded by the coding sequence GTGGAGGGTCAGGTTCGAGACGCCGAATCCGATCGAATCGAGCAGCTCCTGCTCGACATCGCCCGGGTGCATCAATGGAACGGCCTGTACGCTCCCGGGCACCCGTTTCTCGGGGAACGCGTCCTCGCCCTCCACGCCGGCCTCATGGACCAGGCGGCCAGGGAACCCTCCCGAACCCTGCTGCTCGGGGTCCTTCGTGACAAGGTGCTGTACCGGGACCGCTTCCTCGAGGCCCGGCATCCCCTGGTCCTCGCTTTCGCCGAGGGACTCTATCGCCTTCAAGTTGCGACGATCGGATTCGGTGACGGGGCGACCCCGGAGGGGCTTTCCGTCTTCTTCCGGTGCCTTCGGGACCTTCAGGCGGGGAAGACGGACGAGATCCCGGAGGGGTACCTCCAGCGGGAGGGGGCCCCGGGGATCTTCCTCTCCCCCATCAATTACAAGGATGTGCTCTCCCGGGGGATTGTCGGCCGCGACCCGTTGGCGGACCCCGATGCCCGGGAGGAGGCCCTCTGGAGGATGCTCCTCGCCGACCAGGGGGGGAGCGATCCCTGCGGCGGGTGGGGGGGGGGGGATCTCTCGGAATTCCCGGAGATCCTGCCCGCCATCCTGCGCCGCGCGCGCGGACAACATTCCGGGAGGACGATGGGAGGAAACGCCGACACGGGAGCGGGCCCGGCGGCGGTCGTCCCGCAGGAAGTCCTCCAGCGGATGTTCCAACGCATCGGCCAGACGCTCAAATCGCTGCCCGAAGAGCGGCGAACACGGGTGCTCGAGAGCCTTGAGGAAGGGATGGTCGCCGCCGCCGGTTTCCCCTGCGGATCCGCCGGGGGGGCGGAATCCCCGGGCGTCCCCCTCTCATTGGCGCGGTCTCTCTCCGAGGGATACTCCGACTCCGAGTTCCTCGAACTCCTCGCCGGGCTGGTCTCCCTGGAGGGAAAGGGGGGGACACGTCTCCTGCGCACCTTCGAGATCATCGCCGGGCAGCGGGATGTGAAAGGTTCCCTGCTTCCAACTGTTAAAAGCTGGTCGAGGGAGGGACGCCACGCGAAGGATTACTACGAGGGGAAAACGTGGAACGCCGTCGAGCGGCTGCTCCTCGGGCGGTCCGAGGAGGCGTACCTGGGCGACGACCACTCGCAGTTCCTTGAGTCGTTGTCGAACGGTGCGGAACGGAAGGGGAAGGAGGCGGAAGCGGCGCGGATCATCGACCCGATGTTGGCGGAGTATCTCGAACCGGCCGCGCTGCGGCGAAAAGGGATCGTAGTCCTGATCGATCTCCTGGAGCAGGGGGTGGGGGAGGAGGAATGCCTCATTCTCCTCGAAGCGGTGCGGGAGGAGATCCAGGGGCTGATCGAGTGGAAGGAGTTCTCCCTGCTGCGCTCCCTTCTCGACAAGGTTGCGGCCGCCGGGAAGGACGGCTCGGCAAGCCGCCGGGAGTCCGCTTCGCAAACGCTTGCGTCGGTGGACTATCAACGTCTCGTCGAGATCTGCCTCGCCGGACCCGGGGTGTCGAAAGAGTGCGCGGAAGGCCTGGAAATCCTGGCGCGGAACGGGGACTGGTCCACGGAGCTGCTCCTGGAACGCCTTCTCGTGGAGCCGGACAAGGGGATGCGGAAGATGCTGCTTTCCCTGCTCGTCCGGATCGGAGAGCCCGCGATTCCCCCGATCGTACGACGGTTGCAGGATTTCCCGTGGTATTTCCTCCGGAACCTGTGCTTCATCCTCGGGGAGATCGGGGCGTCCGCGACGGTGCCGGGGCTGGTGAGGATGTTGTTCCACAAGGAGAACCGTGTCCGCCGCGAGGCGATCCATGCGCTGGGAAAACTCCGGGCGACCGACCCCGACGCGGTTTCCGCCCTAGGGAAGATCCTTCTCTCGGAGTCGCTGTTCGGCTCGTCGAAGGAGGACCCGGTCCGCATCGACGCCGGGAGCGCCCTCTCCAGGATCGGCGGGACGGAGGCGCTTTCGTATCTTTACCGCGGGAAAAAGGCCCGCAGGACGGCGGTGCGGGAGCATTGCGAGGCGCTGCTGCGCCTGCGGGGCCGTGCATGA
- a CDS encoding thioredoxin family protein — translation MFRYLRTFLAIFIVLTVLPGAGPSLAASPAGDELVTLAKSGGKPLIADFGLGFCMQCRKQAATLEEIRKAYGDKVVLRMVNVNKEQALTSRYEVELIPTLVFFDGTGKVVLKKVGPIGYDEIRNQLSRMGVK, via the coding sequence GTGTTCCGTTATCTTCGCACATTCCTTGCGATATTCATTGTCCTGACGGTTCTTCCCGGGGCGGGTCCGTCTCTCGCCGCCTCGCCCGCGGGGGACGAATTGGTTACCTTGGCGAAATCGGGCGGGAAGCCGCTCATCGCCGACTTCGGCCTTGGGTTCTGCATGCAATGCAGGAAGCAGGCGGCGACCCTGGAGGAAATCCGGAAAGCCTATGGCGACAAGGTCGTCCTGCGGATGGTCAACGTCAACAAGGAGCAGGCGCTGACCTCCCGGTATGAAGTCGAGCTGATACCGACCCTCGTATTTTTCGATGGGACGGGGAAGGTGGTCCTGAAGAAGGTCGGCCCCATCGGGTACGACGAGATCCGGAATCAACTCTCCCGGATGGGAGTGAAGTGA
- a CDS encoding nitrophenyl compound nitroreductase subunit ArsF family protein — protein MSGKKLLTGILLMVVAASLGVLLYKEFGRGSATVLPETSTRAGESAGPGKRVVAYYFHGRVRCVSCVKIENLSGKAIRERFPEELRTGLLAFREVNIDEPGNRRFIDDYGLTSQSLVIVEYRDGRQVRWKNLEKVWTLLDSEKEFFRYVQEGVSSYLKGA, from the coding sequence ATGAGCGGAAAGAAACTGCTGACCGGGATCCTCTTGATGGTGGTCGCCGCCAGCCTCGGGGTGTTGTTGTACAAGGAGTTCGGTCGAGGTTCGGCGACCGTGCTTCCGGAAACTTCGACGCGGGCCGGGGAATCGGCCGGCCCGGGGAAGCGGGTGGTCGCCTACTACTTCCACGGACGGGTCCGTTGCGTGTCGTGCGTGAAGATCGAGAACCTCTCCGGGAAAGCGATCCGCGAGCGGTTCCCCGAGGAACTCCGGACCGGCCTCCTCGCGTTCCGGGAGGTGAACATCGACGAACCGGGAAACCGCCGCTTTATCGATGACTACGGGCTTACGAGCCAATCGTTGGTAATCGTCGAATACCGCGATGGCCGGCAGGTACGCTGGAAGAACCTCGAAAAGGTCTGGACCCTTCTCGATTCGGAAAAGGAGTTCTTCCGGTATGTGCAGGAAGGCGTCTCCTCTTACCTGAAAGGCGCGTGA
- a CDS encoding ATP-binding cassette domain-containing protein, whose amino-acid sequence MISVLDLVGVGLSIGGKPILHDLNLHVLPGEIHAILGMNGTGKSTLASVIMGLSGFAPTSGHLVFQGEDITSLSISGRAKRGITLAWQEPARFEGLTVKEYLELGQRGSPGGGPPPGECLVMVGLPPERYLQRTVDATLSGGERKRVELASVLSMGPRLSILDEPDSGIDALSLNRILDAVRILAKNGASVLLITHQNEIAVSADRASSLCGGTILRTGEPIAIGRFFRNHCLECPHGSAPTGGVLLHE is encoded by the coding sequence GTGATCTCCGTGCTGGATCTTGTCGGCGTCGGGCTGTCCATCGGAGGCAAACCGATCCTTCACGATCTCAACCTGCACGTTCTCCCCGGGGAGATCCACGCCATCCTCGGAATGAACGGGACCGGCAAGTCCACCCTTGCCTCGGTCATCATGGGCCTGTCCGGGTTTGCCCCGACCTCCGGGCACCTCGTCTTCCAGGGCGAGGACATCACCTCCCTGTCCATCTCGGGCAGGGCGAAACGCGGCATCACCCTCGCCTGGCAGGAACCCGCCCGGTTCGAAGGCTTGACGGTCAAAGAGTACCTGGAACTGGGACAGCGTGGTTCTCCGGGCGGCGGCCCTCCTCCGGGGGAATGCCTCGTAATGGTGGGCCTTCCGCCGGAAAGGTATCTGCAGCGGACCGTCGACGCCACCCTGAGCGGCGGCGAGCGGAAACGCGTGGAACTGGCTTCCGTACTCTCGATGGGCCCGAGGCTCTCCATCCTCGACGAGCCGGATTCCGGCATCGACGCGCTCTCCCTGAACCGGATCCTGGACGCCGTCCGGATCCTTGCGAAGAACGGGGCCTCCGTGCTCCTGATCACCCACCAGAACGAAATCGCCGTCTCGGCGGACCGGGCCTCCTCCTTGTGCGGGGGCACCATCCTGAGGACCGGCGAGCCCATCGCCATCGGTCGCTTTTTCCGAAACCATTGCCTGGAATGCCCCCATGGGAGCGCACCCACCGGGGGGGTCCTGCTCCATGAGTGA
- the phnD gene encoding phosphate/phosphite/phosphonate ABC transporter substrate-binding protein: MKASLRGCRIAFLLLVSLLAFPGCDRKPPVVVDLEKREPVPAEETVNGKPLRVAVGGMITPKEGFAYYREFLDYIGKKMGRPVQYVDADSYEKINAGLRNGTIDAGFVCSGPYVDGKAEFGLELLAMPQAYGVTSYHSYIIVPVNSRADTFESLRGKTFAFTDPLSNSGCLAPRYMLSRMDETPESFFRKTVFLNTHDKSIEAVAEGLVDGAAVDSLIWEYENRHNPRYTSRTKVIVRSEPYGIPPAVVRLGLDPDTKRRLREIYLGANADPEGAAILKKMMVERFVPPDDSAYDSVRRMKTYIAKAAGRRK, from the coding sequence ATGAAAGCTTCGCTCCGAGGCTGCCGGATCGCCTTCCTCCTTCTCGTATCTCTCCTCGCCTTTCCCGGGTGTGATCGAAAACCGCCGGTCGTGGTCGACCTCGAAAAGCGCGAACCGGTTCCGGCCGAGGAAACGGTCAACGGAAAACCGTTGCGGGTCGCCGTGGGCGGCATGATCACGCCGAAGGAAGGGTTCGCTTACTATCGGGAATTCCTTGATTACATCGGGAAAAAGATGGGGCGTCCCGTGCAGTACGTGGATGCGGACAGCTACGAGAAGATCAACGCCGGGCTCAGGAACGGGACCATCGACGCCGGCTTCGTCTGCAGCGGTCCCTACGTCGACGGGAAGGCGGAGTTCGGCCTCGAGTTGCTCGCCATGCCCCAGGCGTACGGCGTCACCTCCTATCACTCCTACATCATCGTGCCGGTGAACAGCCGCGCGGACACCTTCGAATCCCTCCGGGGAAAGACGTTCGCCTTCACGGACCCGCTCTCGAACTCGGGGTGCCTCGCCCCCCGATACATGCTTTCGAGGATGGACGAAACCCCCGAATCCTTCTTCCGGAAGACGGTGTTCCTCAACACGCATGACAAGTCGATCGAGGCGGTGGCGGAGGGGCTCGTCGACGGCGCCGCCGTCGACAGCTTGATCTGGGAATACGAGAACCGGCATAATCCGCGCTACACGTCCCGGACGAAGGTGATCGTCCGGTCGGAACCGTACGGGATTCCTCCCGCGGTCGTCCGCCTCGGGCTCGATCCCGATACCAAGCGGCGGCTGAGGGAGATTTACCTGGGCGCCAATGCCGATCCCGAGGGTGCGGCGATCCTCAAAAAGATGATGGTCGAGCGCTTCGTGCCACCCGACGATTCGGCCTACGACTCGGTTCGACGGATGAAGACGTACATCGCCAAAGCGGCCGGGAGGCGGAAGTAA
- a CDS encoding ferredoxin family protein yields the protein MKNWRGIPREEIPWYPTIDPDLCTGCRTCVDFCRNDVMEFDEASGKSRVKSPYNCVVECSTCGKLCPEGAIRFPDEATFSAFIKERISLQAAKR from the coding sequence ATGAAGAACTGGCGCGGGATCCCGAGGGAAGAGATCCCATGGTACCCGACGATCGACCCGGACCTGTGCACGGGGTGCCGGACCTGCGTCGACTTCTGCAGGAACGACGTCATGGAGTTCGACGAAGCCTCCGGGAAGTCGCGGGTGAAAAGTCCTTACAATTGCGTGGTGGAGTGCAGCACCTGCGGGAAGCTGTGCCCCGAGGGCGCCATCCGCTTCCCCGACGAAGCCACGTTCTCTGCCTTCATCAAGGAGCGGATCTCCCTGCAGGCCGCGAAGCGTTGA
- a CDS encoding aromatic aminobenezylarsenical efflux permease ArsG family transporter, with translation MIPSIELGAVSALWLGILTSLSPCPLATNIAAVSFIGKQYRKTSVVVLSGLAYVFGRMAAYLGLGAVLIAGILSTPMLSGFLQKSMNKILGPVLILAGMVLLDLLRFPAFGGGIGEKMREKAGKGGFLGAVLLGILFALSFCPVSAALFFGSLIPLSVARDSPVIYPLLFGFGTGVPVIVFGVMIAFGMRSIEAVFRGVTRVELWVRRITGAVFIVAGIYYAAVYIFEVL, from the coding sequence ATGATCCCCTCCATCGAACTCGGGGCCGTCTCGGCGCTGTGGCTCGGGATCCTGACCTCCCTGAGCCCCTGCCCGCTGGCGACGAACATCGCCGCCGTCTCCTTCATCGGAAAGCAGTACCGGAAAACGTCCGTGGTCGTCCTCTCCGGACTGGCGTACGTGTTCGGCAGGATGGCGGCGTACCTCGGGCTGGGAGCGGTGCTGATCGCGGGGATCCTCTCCACGCCCATGCTCTCCGGGTTCCTCCAGAAGTCGATGAACAAGATTCTCGGCCCGGTCCTGATCCTTGCGGGGATGGTCCTGCTGGACCTGCTCCGATTCCCGGCGTTCGGGGGAGGGATCGGAGAAAAGATGCGGGAGAAGGCCGGGAAAGGCGGGTTCCTCGGTGCGGTGCTCCTCGGGATCCTCTTCGCCCTCTCCTTCTGCCCGGTCTCTGCGGCGCTGTTCTTCGGTAGCCTCATCCCCCTGTCCGTCGCCAGGGACTCTCCGGTGATCTACCCCCTGCTGTTCGGATTCGGCACCGGGGTCCCGGTGATCGTTTTCGGCGTCATGATCGCTTTCGGGATGCGGTCCATCGAGGCCGTCTTCCGCGGTGTGACCCGGGTCGAACTGTGGGTCCGAAGGATCACCGGGGCCGTCTTCATCGTCGCCGGGATCTACTACGCGGCCGTCTACATCTTCGAGGTGTTGTAG
- a CDS encoding HD domain-containing phosphohydrolase, which translates to MKARIVFQAILSDMAQLFQAVSMYPESHQYVREPLVRLHLALKEEARRLGKLTIGFLGDQVVVDQIPFLATTAALRRMIRKMNSRGIEKVEIADDIDVEELKRFLLLVACGPPDAPEGEWRSLVFGRITGLRDVGRDDPAEPDDAPKVFDGTADALKGILRSIATGSGRAGVRDGRDIVSVMMGALREEEYLVDRILRLQAHDDYTITHSLNVCVLVVAQATRLGFPEAAIHDAGLAALLHDIGKELVPGEILNKPGKLNGEEFARMSLHPSIGAAHLRKLALGTDLPVIVCYEHHVRYNRTGYPKVRYTEDLHPVSLMTQVADVYDALRTYRPYRPSLDQETTLGILREGRGTEFEPRIFDNFLRMMA; encoded by the coding sequence ATGAAGGCGCGCATCGTCTTCCAGGCGATCCTCTCCGACATGGCGCAGCTGTTCCAGGCCGTTTCGATGTACCCGGAGAGCCACCAGTACGTCAGGGAGCCGCTGGTCCGGCTCCACCTGGCCCTGAAGGAAGAGGCGCGCCGCCTGGGGAAGCTGACGATCGGTTTCCTCGGCGACCAGGTGGTGGTCGACCAGATCCCGTTCCTGGCCACTACCGCGGCGCTCCGCCGGATGATCCGGAAAATGAACTCGAGGGGCATCGAGAAGGTGGAGATCGCCGATGACATCGACGTCGAGGAGCTGAAACGGTTCCTCCTCCTCGTGGCGTGCGGTCCGCCGGACGCGCCGGAGGGGGAGTGGCGCTCCCTCGTGTTCGGACGGATCACGGGGCTGAGGGACGTCGGCCGGGACGATCCTGCGGAGCCTGACGACGCCCCGAAGGTTTTCGACGGCACCGCGGACGCACTGAAGGGAATCCTGCGATCCATCGCGACCGGTTCCGGGCGCGCGGGCGTTCGGGACGGGCGCGACATCGTCTCCGTGATGATGGGCGCCCTGCGGGAAGAGGAGTATCTCGTCGACCGGATCCTCCGGCTGCAGGCCCACGACGACTACACGATCACCCACTCCCTCAACGTCTGCGTCCTGGTGGTCGCCCAGGCGACGCGCCTGGGTTTCCCCGAGGCCGCGATCCACGACGCCGGGCTGGCCGCGTTGCTGCACGACATCGGGAAGGAGCTGGTCCCCGGCGAGATCCTGAACAAGCCCGGGAAGCTCAACGGAGAGGAGTTCGCCCGGATGTCCCTGCACCCTTCGATCGGGGCCGCTCACCTGCGGAAGCTCGCCCTCGGCACCGACCTGCCGGTGATCGTCTGCTACGAGCACCACGTCCGGTACAACCGAACCGGTTACCCGAAGGTGCGCTATACGGAGGACCTCCATCCGGTCTCCCTCATGACCCAGGTCGCAGACGTGTACGACGCCCTGAGGACATACCGGCCGTACCGCCCGAGCCTCGACCAGGAGACGACCCTCGGAATCCTGCGGGAGGGGAGGGGGACGGAGTTCGAGCCCCGGATCTTCGACAACTTCCTCCGGATGATGGCCTGA
- a CDS encoding HAMP domain-containing protein, protein MSLGLRQKLSLFVVAMALLIVGALYIVSQTTVRWTLEEKLSRQAVFIGQQLASGSESGILGREHVRLSLQLRELVRGVKGVEYAYLLDPNGVVIVHSFEGGFPAGLARANPIPAGATESIRPVRTGRGDLLDAAVPILEGRLGSAHVGMSETLVERDVNEVLRTILPVSAGIIAVMAVVSILIGSTATKPILELARLARKVEEGHFDARAEIRSRDEVGQLAAAFNSMNEVRREHDRERERLVTELQEALDNVKTLSGFLPICSHCKKVRDSQGYWNAIEQYISEHSEAQFSHGICDECMEKLYPEYGPRKDR, encoded by the coding sequence TTGTCGCTGGGGCTGCGCCAGAAACTGTCTCTCTTCGTCGTCGCCATGGCCCTGCTCATCGTGGGCGCCTTGTACATCGTTTCCCAAACGACGGTGCGGTGGACGCTCGAGGAGAAGCTGTCCCGGCAGGCCGTTTTCATCGGACAACAGCTGGCTTCCGGAAGCGAGAGCGGGATTCTCGGGCGGGAGCATGTCCGGCTCTCGCTCCAGCTCCGGGAATTGGTCCGGGGTGTGAAGGGAGTGGAATACGCGTACCTGCTCGATCCGAACGGCGTGGTGATCGTTCATTCCTTCGAGGGCGGTTTCCCCGCCGGCCTCGCCCGGGCGAATCCGATCCCCGCGGGCGCAACGGAAAGCATCCGCCCGGTCCGGACAGGCCGGGGGGATCTCCTCGACGCGGCAGTCCCGATCCTGGAAGGGCGGCTGGGATCGGCCCACGTGGGGATGTCCGAGACGCTCGTCGAGCGGGATGTGAACGAGGTTCTCCGGACGATCCTCCCGGTGAGCGCGGGGATCATCGCCGTGATGGCAGTGGTATCCATCCTCATCGGTTCGACCGCCACGAAACCGATCCTCGAGCTTGCCCGGTTGGCGAGAAAAGTCGAGGAGGGACACTTCGACGCAAGGGCGGAGATCCGATCGCGCGACGAAGTGGGGCAGTTGGCGGCCGCGTTCAACTCCATGAACGAGGTGCGCCGCGAACATGACCGGGAACGGGAACGCCTGGTGACCGAGTTGCAGGAGGCGCTCGACAACGTGAAGACGCTCTCCGGCTTTCTTCCCATCTGCTCCCACTGCAAGAAAGTACGGGACAGCCAAGGGTACTGGAACGCGATCGAGCAGTACATCAGCGAGCATTCGGAAGCCCAGTTCTCGCACGGGATCTGCGACGAATGCATGGAAAAGCTGTACCCCGAATACGGACCAAGGAAAGACCGGTAG
- a CDS encoding heterodisulfide reductase subunit A-like protein: MGKKGFVLCVCQGTCPSFKKMDIFNVLADVRREKIFDYVCLHPQLCVGDGEEFLKVLLAGKETDKLYIAACDPRMQEKMFRDAFDAAGFDRSRLVSLDIRNKTTEEAVEAIKGMVAQVA, translated from the coding sequence ATGGGGAAAAAAGGATTCGTCCTGTGCGTCTGCCAGGGAACCTGCCCGAGCTTCAAGAAGATGGACATCTTCAACGTGCTCGCCGACGTCCGCAGGGAGAAGATCTTCGACTACGTGTGCCTGCACCCGCAGCTCTGCGTCGGGGACGGCGAGGAATTCCTCAAGGTTCTTCTCGCCGGGAAAGAGACGGACAAATTGTACATTGCCGCGTGCGATCCGCGGATGCAGGAGAAGATGTTCCGGGACGCGTTCGACGCCGCCGGGTTCGACCGGTCGCGCCTGGTATCTCTGGACATCCGGAACAAGACCACGGAAGAGGCCGTCGAGGCGATCAAGGGGATGGTCGCCCAGGTCGCCTGA
- the mobB gene encoding molybdopterin-guanine dinucleotide biosynthesis protein B: MLKNPYAIAVVGNSGAGKTTLLERLIPALKGTGHRVGVVKHDAHRFDIDHPGKDSHRLTAAGADTMVITSAGKLAMVKRHAASPPIEELLERYFGDMDLVLVEGFRGSSLPKIEVHRKAFRSALICRGERTDPALAAVASDEPLDLDVPVLDLNDTEAIAEFIASLRQG; this comes from the coding sequence CTGTTGAAGAATCCGTACGCGATCGCCGTCGTCGGGAACTCCGGGGCGGGGAAGACGACCTTGCTGGAGCGGCTCATCCCGGCATTGAAGGGAACGGGACACCGGGTGGGGGTGGTCAAGCACGACGCGCACCGGTTCGACATCGACCACCCGGGCAAGGACAGCCACCGGCTCACCGCGGCGGGCGCCGACACGATGGTTATCACCTCGGCGGGGAAACTCGCGATGGTGAAGCGGCACGCCGCCTCGCCCCCGATCGAGGAACTTCTCGAACGCTATTTCGGAGATATGGATCTCGTCCTCGTCGAAGGGTTCCGGGGGAGCTCCCTGCCGAAGATCGAGGTTCACCGCAAGGCGTTCCGCAGCGCGCTGATCTGCCGCGGCGAACGGACGGATCCCGCCCTGGCGGCGGTGGCCAGCGACGAACCGCTCGACCTGGACGTTCCCGTCCTCGACCTGAACGATACCGAGGCGATCGCGGAGTTCATCGCGTCGCTCCGCCAAGGCTAA